A portion of the Streptomyces platensis genome contains these proteins:
- a CDS encoding MFS transporter yields the protein MVGMPPIAASAALPKTARRRTAPPAWLVMLLVCSGQFLVILDVSVVNVALPAMRTGLGLSELGLQWIVNAYVITFAGFMLLGGRAADLFGRKRIFVLGLALFTVASLGGGLAQEPWQLIAARTVQGIGAAVLSPATLTILTTSFPAGPARTRAIATWTAVGAGGGAVGGLVGGTLTEFLSWRWVLLINVPIGALVLGGAVLWLTESRQGAGRRLDVPGALLVTAGLGLVAYGIVQTETDGWGALSALLPLAAGLLVIAVFLAVEARAKAPLMPLGLFRVRSVSAANGAMMLAGAAMFSMWYFLSLYVQNVLGYRPLEAGLSFIPHSLSIVLGSKIAPRLMNRLGAKPLAIAGAVISASGMVWQGTMDVDGTYLGTILGPGILMALGAGLTATPIASIATSGADPADQGLVSGLMNTSRQMGGALGLSVLSTIAAARIEAGDGPEALADGYGLAFQVGSVVLLGSILLMVVALPQRRADAAHG from the coding sequence ATGGTCGGCATGCCGCCGATAGCCGCCTCCGCCGCCCTGCCCAAGACCGCGCGCCGGAGGACGGCCCCGCCGGCCTGGCTGGTGATGTTGCTGGTCTGCTCCGGGCAGTTCCTGGTCATCCTGGACGTCTCCGTCGTGAATGTGGCGCTGCCCGCCATGCGGACCGGTCTGGGCCTGAGCGAGCTCGGCCTCCAGTGGATCGTCAACGCCTACGTCATCACCTTCGCGGGCTTCATGCTGCTCGGTGGCCGGGCCGCCGATCTCTTCGGCCGTAAGCGGATCTTCGTCCTGGGGCTGGCGCTGTTCACGGTCGCGAGCCTCGGGGGCGGGCTGGCGCAGGAGCCCTGGCAGCTGATCGCGGCCCGTACGGTGCAGGGCATCGGCGCGGCTGTCCTCTCACCGGCCACCCTCACCATTCTGACCACCTCGTTCCCGGCCGGCCCGGCCCGTACCCGCGCCATCGCCACCTGGACGGCGGTCGGCGCGGGCGGCGGCGCGGTGGGCGGCCTGGTGGGCGGGACGCTCACCGAATTCCTGTCGTGGCGCTGGGTGTTGCTGATCAATGTGCCGATCGGGGCGCTGGTGCTGGGCGGCGCGGTGCTGTGGCTCACCGAGAGCCGGCAGGGGGCCGGCCGGCGGCTCGATGTGCCCGGCGCGCTCCTGGTGACGGCCGGGCTCGGGCTGGTGGCCTACGGGATCGTGCAGACGGAGACGGATGGCTGGGGGGCGCTGTCCGCGCTGCTGCCGCTGGCCGCCGGGCTGCTCGTGATCGCGGTCTTCCTCGCCGTCGAGGCACGTGCCAAGGCCCCGCTGATGCCGCTGGGCCTCTTCCGCGTGCGCTCGGTCTCTGCGGCGAACGGGGCGATGATGCTGGCCGGCGCCGCGATGTTCTCCATGTGGTACTTCCTGTCCCTCTATGTGCAGAACGTGCTGGGCTACCGGCCGTTGGAGGCCGGGCTCTCCTTCATCCCGCACTCGCTGTCCATCGTCCTGGGCTCCAAGATCGCGCCTCGGCTGATGAACCGGCTGGGTGCCAAGCCGCTGGCCATCGCCGGCGCGGTGATCTCCGCGTCCGGCATGGTCTGGCAGGGCACGATGGACGTCGACGGCACCTACCTCGGCACGATCCTCGGGCCCGGCATCCTGATGGCGCTGGGCGCGGGCCTGACGGCGACGCCGATCGCCTCCATCGCGACCTCCGGGGCCGACCCCGCCGACCAGGGCCTGGTCTCCGGCCTGATGAACACCTCCCGGCAAATGGGCGGCGCGCTGGGCCTGTCGGTCCTGTCCACGATCGCCGCGGCCCGGATCGAGGCGGGCGACGGACCCGAGGCCCTGGCGGACGGCTACGGTCTGGCCTTCCAGGTCGGCTCGGTGGTCCTGCTCGGCAGCATCCTGCTGATGGTCGTCGCGCTGCCGCAGCGCCGGGCGGACGCCGCCCACGGCTGA